From a region of the Hymenobacter jejuensis genome:
- a CDS encoding T9SS type A sorting domain-containing protein — protein sequence MKTFTRITLMVLLLSAQFAAVAAALTAGKLGALPHQLQTSSPASASNTVSSLGSRTLTPTLSLYPNPARGMVMISVSQHLGQPYKLRLSNIIGREVRTITVLPEVSNNAMAVNLSDLPAGMYFYSLLLNDKVLTTKRLVLQN from the coding sequence ATGAAAACCTTTACTCGTATTACGCTCATGGTACTGCTGCTGTCGGCGCAATTTGCTGCCGTGGCTGCTGCCCTAACAGCGGGTAAGCTTGGCGCCCTTCCGCATCAGCTTCAAACAAGTTCGCCGGCCAGTGCCAGCAATACCGTTTCCTCGCTGGGCTCACGCACCCTGACGCCGACGCTCAGCTTATATCCCAACCCAGCCCGTGGCATGGTGATGATATCGGTTAGCCAACACTTGGGGCAGCCCTACAAGCTGCGCCTCAGCAACATTATCGGCCGCGAAGTGCGCACCATCACGGTTTTGCCGGAAGTTTCCAACAATGCCATGGCCGTCAACCTCTCCGATCTGCCGGCCGGCATGTATTTTTACAGCTTGCTCCTCAACGATAAAGTACTGACTACCAAACGCCTCGTCTTACAGAACTGA
- a CDS encoding biotin--[acetyl-CoA-carboxylase] ligase, which translates to MEAISPQTLFTGQQLVWLPECASTNTEAQALVVKNSATDGCTVITDKQTAGRGQRGNRWEAAAGENLTLSVVWRPTFLAASEQFHLSMAVALAVHDWGRALLGPDPALRVKWPNDIFFGDQKLGGILIENTLNGAKIQSSIAGIGLNINQQDFGVSTATSLSRLTGRHYSLPTLAARLLECLERRYLQLRAGNVNALRHDYLQVLFRYREWHQYEINGTRVTGQIVGTDENGRLTVEIEGKLQSFDLQEIKYIL; encoded by the coding sequence CACGGGCCAACAGCTTGTCTGGTTGCCTGAATGTGCTTCCACAAACACAGAAGCACAGGCGTTAGTAGTCAAAAACAGCGCCACCGATGGCTGCACCGTCATTACCGACAAACAGACCGCTGGCCGCGGCCAACGTGGCAACCGCTGGGAAGCTGCCGCAGGCGAGAATCTCACCTTGTCGGTGGTGTGGCGGCCAACGTTTCTGGCCGCTTCCGAGCAATTTCACCTGAGCATGGCCGTAGCTTTGGCCGTACACGATTGGGGGCGGGCCTTGCTGGGCCCCGATCCGGCGCTGCGGGTGAAATGGCCCAATGATATTTTTTTCGGTGATCAAAAGCTAGGAGGAATCCTGATTGAGAACACGCTTAACGGCGCGAAAATTCAGTCTAGTATCGCCGGAATCGGATTGAATATAAACCAACAAGATTTCGGCGTGTCCACGGCCACGTCTTTGTCTCGGCTTACTGGTCGCCATTATTCCCTTCCTACGCTCGCCGCACGCCTGCTCGAATGCTTGGAGCGGCGGTACTTACAGCTGCGAGCCGGCAATGTAAACGCACTGCGCCACGACTATTTACAGGTGCTGTTCCGCTATCGGGAGTGGCACCAATACGAAATAAATGGCACGCGCGTAACCGGTCAGATTGTAGGCACAGACGAAAACGGACGCTTGACGGTAGAAATCGAGGGCAAGTTACAATCATTTGATTTACAAGAGATTAAGTATATTCTGTAA